A genome region from Arthrobacter sp. SLBN-100 includes the following:
- a CDS encoding SDR family NAD(P)-dependent oxidoreductase: MTTIQRTAVLTGATSDRGIGLTTARRYASQGWAVVILDLDGEKSAKVAAEIGNEFNVPAFGHEIDVANEASVTAAQAAVAAEVAAGNLPPVGALANIAGITSPLPFLETTLELWHKVMDVNATGTYLVTKAFLPDMIENGWGRIVNMSSVSAQRGGGVFGKVPYSAAKAAILGFTKALARELGTTGVTVNAITPGAVDTNIRVGSTEEQEAAINAGIPLGRNATTEEVAAVITFLSSEDSAYLTGTTVDINGGSHLH; the protein is encoded by the coding sequence ATGACCACCATCCAGCGCACCGCCGTCCTCACCGGGGCAACCTCGGACCGGGGCATCGGCCTCACCACAGCCCGCCGCTACGCCAGCCAGGGTTGGGCCGTGGTCATCCTGGACCTCGATGGCGAGAAGTCCGCAAAGGTTGCCGCCGAGATCGGCAACGAGTTCAACGTTCCTGCCTTCGGCCACGAAATCGACGTCGCCAACGAGGCCTCCGTGACGGCCGCCCAGGCAGCCGTCGCCGCGGAGGTCGCCGCAGGGAACCTGCCTCCCGTCGGTGCCCTGGCCAATATCGCCGGCATCACCTCCCCGCTTCCGTTCCTCGAGACCACCCTTGAGCTGTGGCACAAGGTGATGGACGTGAACGCCACCGGCACCTACCTTGTCACCAAGGCCTTCCTGCCGGACATGATCGAGAACGGCTGGGGCCGGATCGTCAACATGTCCTCAGTCTCCGCCCAGCGCGGCGGCGGCGTCTTCGGCAAGGTCCCCTACTCCGCCGCCAAGGCCGCCATCCTCGGCTTCACCAAGGCCCTGGCCCGCGAGCTCGGCACCACCGGCGTCACCGTCAATGCCATCACGCCCGGCGCCGTGGACACCAACATCCGCGTGGGCAGCACCGAGGAGCAGGAAGCGGCGATCAACGCCGGCATCCCGCTGGGCCGCAACGCCACCACCGAGGAAGTGGCAGCCGTGATCACGTTCCTGTCTTCCGAGGACTCGGCCTACCTCACGGGCACCACCGTCGACATCAACGGCGGAAGCCACCTGCACTAA
- a CDS encoding dihydroxyacetone kinase family protein has protein sequence MTKIFNDPSDFAEEALAGFCDVHSDLVRRVPGGAVRSRRPVQPKVAVLAGGGSGHYPAFAGLIGQGLADGAVVGNIFTSPSAQQAYAVAKAAESGAGVVFTYGNYAGDVMNFGMASERLAAEGVAVENVLVTDDIASAPPSEADKRRGIAGDFTVFKIMGAAAEAGSDLADVVRLGRKANARTRTIGSAFSGCTFPGASSPLFSLPDGQMGLGLGIHGEPGLLDTDLPSAKDLGRELVTRLLAETPEGAGTRIAVILNGLGSTKHEELFVLWGTVAPLLRGAGYTLVMPEVGELVTSLDMAGVSLTVTWLDGELEPLWTAPAETPAYRRGNTSREAGALAAEGTFDGGADLAAFDATAGSRDYAGACVAALEAAKSSIHDAEEQLGRLDAVAGDGDHGRGMVRGIDAAAAAASIVLGQGGGAGDVLAAAGDAWADKAGGTSGVLWGAGLRAFGECVGNTGAPDALELAVAVTAFADRIVQLGKAETGDKTMVDALLPFAASFSRLVAEGQPSGNAWQESAVRATEAAAATAGLLPLKGRARPLAEKSLGTPDPGATSLAMVFAVMGSHFTALPAVKETVGAES, from the coding sequence ATGACAAAGATCTTCAACGACCCCTCAGATTTCGCCGAGGAAGCCCTGGCCGGCTTCTGCGACGTCCACTCTGACCTGGTCCGCCGCGTTCCGGGCGGTGCCGTCCGGAGCCGCCGGCCCGTGCAGCCCAAGGTGGCTGTCCTGGCCGGCGGCGGATCGGGGCACTACCCGGCCTTCGCGGGCCTGATCGGGCAGGGACTTGCGGACGGGGCAGTAGTGGGCAACATCTTCACCTCTCCTTCCGCCCAGCAGGCATATGCCGTGGCCAAAGCCGCAGAGTCCGGCGCGGGCGTCGTTTTCACCTACGGCAACTACGCCGGCGACGTGATGAACTTCGGCATGGCCAGCGAACGGCTGGCGGCCGAGGGCGTCGCGGTGGAGAACGTACTGGTTACGGACGACATCGCCAGCGCTCCGCCGTCGGAAGCGGACAAACGCCGGGGCATCGCCGGCGACTTCACGGTCTTCAAGATCATGGGCGCCGCCGCCGAAGCTGGCTCGGACCTGGCCGACGTCGTCCGACTGGGCCGCAAGGCCAACGCCCGCACCCGCACTATCGGCAGCGCCTTCTCCGGCTGCACCTTCCCGGGCGCTTCCTCCCCGTTGTTCTCGCTTCCGGACGGGCAGATGGGGCTGGGCCTCGGGATCCACGGCGAGCCGGGACTCCTCGACACCGACCTGCCGTCTGCGAAGGACCTGGGCCGGGAGCTGGTAACCCGGCTGCTGGCGGAGACGCCGGAGGGTGCCGGGACACGGATCGCCGTCATCCTCAACGGGCTGGGTTCCACCAAGCACGAAGAGCTCTTCGTGCTGTGGGGAACGGTGGCCCCGCTGCTCCGCGGCGCCGGCTACACCCTGGTGATGCCCGAGGTAGGCGAGCTGGTCACCAGCCTGGACATGGCCGGCGTCTCGCTCACGGTCACCTGGCTTGACGGGGAGCTCGAGCCGCTGTGGACTGCTCCTGCGGAGACACCCGCCTACCGCCGCGGAAACACGTCCCGGGAGGCAGGTGCGTTGGCGGCTGAAGGAACATTCGACGGCGGCGCGGACCTTGCCGCGTTCGATGCCACGGCAGGCTCCCGGGATTATGCCGGCGCCTGTGTTGCGGCGCTGGAAGCAGCCAAGTCCTCGATCCACGATGCCGAGGAGCAACTTGGCAGGCTGGACGCGGTCGCAGGCGACGGCGACCACGGCCGGGGGATGGTCCGTGGAATTGATGCCGCAGCCGCCGCAGCTTCCATCGTCCTGGGGCAAGGGGGCGGGGCCGGTGACGTGCTCGCTGCAGCCGGCGACGCCTGGGCCGACAAGGCAGGCGGAACCTCAGGTGTCCTCTGGGGCGCCGGGTTGCGGGCCTTCGGTGAATGCGTGGGGAATACCGGCGCCCCCGATGCACTGGAACTTGCCGTGGCAGTGACGGCGTTTGCGGACCGGATCGTCCAGCTGGGCAAGGCGGAAACCGGCGACAAAACCATGGTGGACGCCCTGCTGCCCTTTGCTGCCAGCTTCAGCCGCCTCGTGGCGGAGGGCCAGCCGTCCGGCAACGCGTGGCAGGAGTCGGCCGTGCGCGCCACGGAAGCTGCCGCGGCCACCGCAGGCCTGCTGCCCCTGAAGGGCCGCGCCCGCCCGCTGGCCGAAAAAAGCCTCGGAACGCCGGACCCCGGCGCCACGTCGCTGGCCATGGTGTTCGCCGTTATGGGGTCGCATTTCACCGCCCTGCCGGCAGTAAAAGAAACCGTTGGAGCTGAATCATGA
- a CDS encoding RpiB/LacA/LacB family sugar-phosphate isomerase: MSREGQSVGLRLIVGADEAGVDYKDRVLEDLRQDPRVSEVIDIGVNRSDAREEFTRPYPYVGIAAGEMIRDGAADRAILFCGTGIGVAIAANKVEGIRATAAHDSFSVERSILSNDCQVVTMGQRVVGIELARRLAREWIGYTFDPASASAGKVKVLTDFETC, encoded by the coding sequence ATGAGCAGGGAAGGACAATCCGTGGGACTTCGACTCATTGTCGGCGCCGACGAAGCAGGTGTTGACTACAAGGACCGCGTGCTGGAGGACCTCCGGCAGGATCCGCGGGTCAGCGAGGTCATCGACATCGGCGTGAACCGCAGTGATGCCCGGGAGGAGTTCACCAGACCCTACCCGTACGTGGGGATCGCTGCCGGGGAAATGATCCGGGACGGCGCCGCGGATCGTGCGATTCTTTTTTGCGGCACTGGAATCGGGGTAGCCATCGCAGCCAACAAAGTCGAAGGAATCAGGGCCACCGCCGCCCACGATTCGTTTTCCGTGGAACGTTCCATCCTTTCCAACGACTGCCAGGTCGTCACCATGGGCCAGCGTGTAGTGGGCATCGAACTCGCGCGCCGGCTGGCCAGGGAGTGGATCGGCTACACCTTCGACCCGGCTTCCGCCTCAGCGGGCAAGGTCAAGGTTCTGACGGACTTCGAAACCTGCTGA
- a CDS encoding SRPBCC family protein: protein MITVTGSVETKLPADQAFAYMREFENTSEWDPSTPVMDKLTAGPVAVGHRYHAESEFRGKRQSLEYEVIELTENHIKLRGENKTVTAFDSIDVSPAGGGSVVKYTAEFSIKGPAKIIQPLLKPAFMSLRDPALNGIRDTLNSRARA, encoded by the coding sequence ATGATCACAGTCACCGGAAGCGTGGAAACAAAACTGCCCGCCGACCAGGCCTTCGCCTACATGCGGGAGTTCGAGAACACCAGCGAGTGGGATCCCAGCACCCCGGTCATGGACAAACTGACCGCTGGCCCGGTGGCTGTAGGGCACCGGTACCACGCAGAGTCCGAGTTCCGGGGGAAGCGGCAGTCCCTCGAATATGAGGTCATCGAACTGACGGAGAACCACATCAAGCTCCGTGGCGAGAACAAGACCGTAACAGCTTTCGACTCCATCGACGTTAGTCCTGCCGGGGGCGGCTCGGTGGTCAAATACACTGCCGAGTTCAGCATCAAAGGGCCGGCCAAGATCATCCAGCCGCTCCTGAAGCCGGCGTTTATGTCGTTGCGGGACCCGGCACTGAACGGAATCAGGGACACTCTCAACTCGCGCGCCCGGGCCTAA
- a CDS encoding SDR family NAD(P)-dependent oxidoreductase — protein MGAMDGRLALVTGATGGLAKVVAAGLAREGAAVVVVGRSIARAEEAMECIRTQVPGARLEPLACDLSIQSSIRSAASDFLSRHERLDVLVNAAGVFRKERHVTPDGIELTFATNVMAYFLLTNLLLDALKRGAGARGDARIVNIASRYGKTRLNFDDLQTANGKYSYLRSTPPTMLARVLLTQEFAERLSGTGVVANAVHPGLVKNTNLLADVGGPFRWITNTFGAPAEKAADTATWLSSAPETAGVSGKLWAKRKELPTPGMGSDPEARRRLWEACSRLAELS, from the coding sequence ATGGGTGCAATGGATGGGCGTCTTGCGCTCGTGACCGGTGCGACTGGTGGGCTGGCGAAGGTCGTGGCTGCGGGGCTGGCACGCGAAGGGGCGGCAGTTGTCGTCGTCGGACGTTCCATTGCCCGGGCTGAGGAAGCCATGGAATGCATCCGCACACAGGTGCCCGGCGCCAGGCTCGAGCCGCTGGCCTGCGACCTGTCGATCCAGTCCTCCATCCGGTCGGCGGCGTCGGACTTCCTGTCCCGACACGAACGGCTGGATGTACTGGTCAACGCGGCGGGCGTGTTCCGGAAGGAACGCCACGTGACTCCCGACGGGATCGAGCTGACTTTCGCGACGAACGTGATGGCTTATTTCCTGCTGACCAACCTGCTGCTGGATGCACTAAAACGCGGGGCGGGCGCCCGTGGAGATGCACGCATCGTAAACATCGCTTCCAGGTACGGCAAAACCAGGCTGAATTTCGACGACCTCCAGACGGCGAACGGTAAGTACAGTTACCTTCGCTCCACGCCGCCCACCATGCTGGCCCGCGTCCTCCTCACCCAGGAGTTTGCCGAACGGCTTTCCGGAACCGGGGTGGTGGCAAACGCCGTCCATCCCGGGCTGGTCAAAAACACAAACCTGTTGGCGGACGTCGGCGGCCCGTTCCGCTGGATCACCAATACCTTTGGCGCCCCCGCGGAAAAAGCCGCCGACACCGCAACCTGGCTTTCCAGCGCACCCGAAACCGCCGGGGTTTCGGGAAAGCTGTGGGCAAAGCGGAAGGAGCTTCCGACGCCGGGAATGGGATCGGATCCCGAAGCGCGCCGGCGGTTGTGGGAGGCGTGCAGCCGGCTCGCAGAACTTTCTTGA
- a CDS encoding TetR/AcrR family transcriptional regulator, giving the protein MSAADVSPPTKKRARQLLLDAAARLFYAQGVGATGIDAITAEAGVAKKSLYNNFASKSDLVAAYLEARHEEWLGLYQARVDSAAGSRERVLAVFDAYVDHAHFAYEHGFRGCGLLNAAAELPAGSPGRLAVRRHKEEVEALLAGHLAELLPGQDERRARLGAHLAFILEGAMVRAGLEGGDVRLLEGRTIAEQILAGL; this is encoded by the coding sequence ATGTCCGCGGCTGACGTATCTCCGCCAACAAAGAAGCGCGCCCGGCAACTGTTGCTCGACGCCGCCGCACGGCTCTTTTATGCCCAAGGCGTCGGTGCCACCGGCATCGACGCCATTACGGCGGAGGCTGGAGTGGCAAAAAAGAGCCTCTACAACAACTTCGCTTCCAAGTCGGACCTGGTGGCTGCTTACCTCGAAGCCCGGCATGAGGAATGGCTCGGCCTGTATCAGGCCCGTGTGGACAGCGCTGCCGGCTCCCGGGAACGGGTGCTGGCCGTTTTTGATGCGTACGTGGATCACGCACACTTCGCCTACGAGCATGGATTCCGGGGCTGCGGATTGCTTAACGCGGCGGCAGAGCTGCCCGCCGGCAGTCCGGGACGGCTGGCGGTCCGGCGCCATAAGGAAGAAGTTGAGGCGCTCTTGGCCGGGCACCTGGCGGAGTTGCTCCCGGGGCAAGACGAACGCCGCGCCCGGCTTGGCGCTCATCTGGCCTTCATCCTGGAGGGTGCCATGGTCCGGGCGGGACTCGAAGGCGGGGACGTCCGCCTGCTGGAGGGCCGAACGATTGCCGAGCAGATTCTGGCGGGGCTGTGA
- a CDS encoding DMT family transporter codes for MTASTGGSSLRFRRHRRKGRIPGTGHLSGPRWGAVFVLAASVLWGTTGTAATLAPAASPLAIGAVAMGVGGLLQALYAAKPIRRQWRRLVEQWPLVSLGALAVAVYPLAFYTSMHLAGVAVGTMVSIGSAPVAAAVIERFADQKPLTRRWLAGALLGVGGAVLLSVAGHRPDASVAVAVAGGGAGLGLGTWAAPAGILLGLVAGTTYAVYSWAAHRLIGGGVSSRATMGMVFGAGGVLLMPVLFFTGRPLTESWTNFGVGAYMAIVPMFAGYVLFGWGLARIRASTATGLSLVETVVAAVLAVLVVGERLPTAGWIGAAAVLAGLVFLLPRASGQGEQEGGGGLVRLSMPSTAIDRALAQHEAGAQGQQEESGDAGSDDVAADTGNKEHKAQQARG; via the coding sequence GTGACGGCTTCCACCGGCGGCTCCTCCCTGCGGTTTCGGAGGCACCGGCGAAAAGGCCGCATACCCGGGACCGGCCACCTGTCCGGGCCGCGTTGGGGTGCTGTTTTTGTGCTGGCCGCGTCGGTCCTGTGGGGTACCACCGGAACGGCTGCCACGTTGGCCCCGGCAGCGAGCCCCCTTGCCATTGGTGCTGTGGCGATGGGAGTGGGTGGTCTGCTCCAGGCCCTGTACGCAGCAAAGCCGATCCGCAGGCAATGGCGGAGGCTTGTGGAGCAATGGCCCCTGGTGTCGTTGGGAGCGCTGGCCGTTGCGGTTTATCCCTTGGCCTTTTACACCTCGATGCATCTTGCCGGCGTCGCCGTGGGAACCATGGTTTCCATTGGTTCAGCCCCTGTGGCCGCAGCGGTCATCGAGCGCTTTGCCGACCAGAAGCCGCTCACCCGCCGGTGGCTGGCCGGGGCGCTGCTCGGCGTCGGCGGCGCCGTGTTGCTTTCCGTTGCCGGCCACCGGCCCGATGCCAGTGTCGCTGTCGCTGTCGCTGGCGGTGGCGCCGGGCTCGGCCTGGGCACATGGGCTGCGCCAGCGGGAATACTGCTGGGCCTGGTTGCGGGCACCACGTATGCCGTCTACTCCTGGGCTGCCCACCGCTTGATTGGCGGTGGTGTGTCCTCGCGCGCCACCATGGGCATGGTTTTCGGGGCGGGCGGGGTGCTGCTGATGCCCGTTCTCTTCTTTACGGGCCGTCCGCTCACCGAGTCCTGGACGAATTTCGGCGTCGGGGCCTACATGGCCATCGTCCCGATGTTTGCCGGGTACGTCCTGTTCGGGTGGGGCCTGGCCCGTATCCGCGCGAGCACCGCCACGGGCCTTTCCCTGGTTGAAACGGTGGTGGCAGCAGTTCTCGCCGTCCTGGTGGTGGGGGAGCGCCTTCCGACGGCGGGGTGGATCGGAGCGGCCGCCGTCCTGGCGGGGCTGGTTTTCCTGCTTCCACGTGCTTCAGGGCAGGGGGAGCAGGAAGGGGGCGGAGGATTAGTCCGCCTGTCCATGCCGTCCACGGCGATTGATCGTGCGCTTGCCCAGCACGAGGCAGGTGCCCAGGGCCAGCAGGAGGAATCCGGTGATGCCGGCTCCGACGATGTGGCCGCTGACACCGGCAATAAAGAGCACAAGGCCCAGCAAGCCCGCGGCTGA
- a CDS encoding DUF488 domain-containing protein: MGVLYTVGHGTASQDGFEAMLRAAGVVSLVDVRIGPGSRRYPHFGKDLMAEWLPEAGISYRWEQRLGGFRKLPPEPPDTALRNDSFRAYASYMRTADFRAAAAVLVAQAQEVPTAVMCSETLWWRCHRRLIADHCVLLAGLPVQHLMPRSRPAAHVPTAGVRVLGNSLRYDVTE; encoded by the coding sequence GTGGGCGTTCTTTATACGGTGGGCCACGGGACGGCTTCCCAGGACGGGTTCGAGGCGATGCTGCGAGCCGCCGGTGTGGTGTCCTTGGTGGACGTACGCATCGGGCCGGGCAGCCGCAGGTACCCACACTTCGGCAAGGATCTGATGGCGGAATGGCTGCCGGAAGCAGGAATCAGTTACCGCTGGGAACAGCGGCTGGGCGGATTTCGTAAGCTTCCACCGGAACCGCCGGATACGGCCTTGCGGAATGACTCCTTCCGGGCCTACGCCTCCTACATGCGCACTGCGGATTTCCGCGCCGCAGCGGCGGTGCTGGTGGCTCAGGCCCAGGAAGTCCCTACCGCCGTCATGTGCAGCGAGACGCTCTGGTGGAGATGCCACCGAAGACTCATCGCGGACCACTGCGTACTGCTCGCCGGGCTGCCAGTGCAACACCTGATGCCCCGGTCCCGGCCCGCCGCCCATGTCCCGACTGCCGGGGTCAGGGTCCTGGGAAACTCCTTGCGCTACGACGTCACGGAATGA
- a CDS encoding aldo/keto reductase, with translation MSLSELRLFGRSGTPISPLTLGTMNFGEGTGGPPGAPTGAEESIRIIHSALDAGITSIDTADVYSQGESEQVVGRALRGLRDDVFLATKFHGQMSPNPAHSGNSRRWIIQAVEGSLRRLQTDRIDLYQAHRPDYNTDVLETITTLNDLIKQGKILYYGTSVFTPAQLVEAQWLATTNHLIPPLGNQVPYSMLVRANERDVFPIAQQYGLGVLAYGPLAGGWLSGSFVLESGKAPTRVHSLPGRYDISGPASERKLHAADALARLADKLELSLVDLSIGFALTHPAISSVIIGPRSEEHLAAYLKAADVQLGESVLDAIDDVVPPGTNFMERDAGAIVPSLEFAELRRR, from the coding sequence ATGAGCCTCAGCGAACTGCGGTTGTTCGGACGGTCAGGCACTCCGATCAGCCCGCTTACCCTGGGCACCATGAACTTCGGCGAGGGAACCGGTGGGCCGCCCGGCGCCCCCACCGGAGCCGAGGAAAGCATCCGGATCATCCACTCGGCGCTGGACGCCGGCATCACCTCAATCGACACCGCCGACGTCTACTCGCAGGGAGAGTCGGAGCAGGTTGTGGGGCGTGCACTGCGCGGCCTCCGGGACGACGTTTTCCTGGCCACCAAGTTCCATGGCCAGATGAGCCCCAATCCTGCCCATTCCGGCAACTCCCGGCGCTGGATCATCCAGGCCGTTGAGGGCAGCCTCCGCCGCCTGCAGACTGACCGGATCGACCTGTACCAGGCGCACCGGCCCGACTACAACACCGATGTCCTCGAGACGATCACCACCCTCAACGACCTGATCAAGCAGGGAAAGATCCTCTACTACGGCACGTCGGTGTTCACCCCGGCGCAGCTGGTGGAGGCCCAATGGCTCGCCACCACCAACCACTTGATTCCGCCGCTCGGCAACCAGGTGCCCTACTCCATGCTGGTGCGCGCCAACGAACGCGACGTCTTCCCGATCGCCCAGCAATACGGGCTCGGCGTGCTGGCCTACGGTCCGCTGGCCGGAGGGTGGCTGTCAGGCAGTTTTGTGCTTGAGTCGGGAAAGGCGCCTACCCGGGTGCATTCACTTCCCGGCCGTTACGACATCTCAGGTCCGGCCAGCGAGCGGAAGCTGCATGCGGCGGATGCCCTGGCGCGGCTCGCCGACAAGCTGGAGCTCTCGCTGGTAGACCTCTCCATTGGCTTCGCCCTGACGCACCCGGCCATCAGCAGTGTGATCATCGGGCCCCGCAGCGAGGAGCACCTCGCGGCCTACCTGAAGGCGGCAGACGTCCAGCTCGGCGAGTCGGTCCTGGATGCGATTGACGACGTGGTGCCGCCCGGCACGAACTTTATGGAGCGGGACGCGGGCGCCATCGTTCCATCCCTTGAGTTCGCAGAATTACGACGGCGTTAG
- a CDS encoding GAF and ANTAR domain-containing protein, whose protein sequence is MATPSSDEQFVKLHDMIIGSANVSAFLVELSVLAASTLGETAGSHIECGVTLRQRKRNATVAGSSPRATRLDKLEQDLGQGPCLTALEIMKPVILADVATDSRWPAYQKLLKENGCGSVLGVPLALDDNHAAALNFFASQPGVFTDAVVHRAEGFAELAGRAVRLALRIADAQNLAEDLTAALEHRTVINLACGVVMAQNRCSQEEAMAVLTKASSHRNRKLRDLAGDILGQVSSGAVSTHFEP, encoded by the coding sequence ATGGCCACTCCCAGCAGCGACGAGCAATTCGTCAAGCTGCACGACATGATCATCGGAAGCGCCAATGTGAGCGCGTTCCTTGTCGAGCTGTCCGTCCTGGCTGCCTCCACGCTGGGTGAGACAGCAGGTTCACACATCGAGTGCGGGGTCACCCTCCGGCAGCGCAAGCGCAATGCCACCGTGGCCGGAAGCAGCCCGCGCGCAACCCGGCTGGACAAGCTCGAGCAGGATCTGGGGCAGGGGCCGTGCCTGACGGCCCTGGAAATCATGAAGCCCGTGATCCTCGCGGACGTGGCAACAGATTCCCGCTGGCCTGCTTATCAGAAGCTGCTGAAGGAAAACGGCTGTGGCAGCGTACTGGGAGTTCCTCTCGCGCTCGATGATAACCACGCAGCCGCACTCAACTTCTTCGCTTCCCAACCAGGCGTATTCACGGACGCCGTGGTCCATCGGGCAGAGGGTTTTGCCGAACTGGCGGGACGGGCAGTGCGGCTGGCGCTGAGGATTGCCGATGCCCAGAACCTGGCGGAGGACCTCACTGCAGCCTTGGAACACCGCACGGTCATCAATTTGGCCTGCGGCGTAGTGATGGCTCAAAACAGGTGCTCCCAGGAAGAAGCGATGGCGGTGCTTACCAAGGCTTCCAGCCACCGGAACCGGAAACTGCGTGATCTCGCCGGGGACATCCTGGGCCAGGTCAGCTCCGGTGCCGTCAGCACTCACTTTGAGCCCTGA